A window from Drosophila subobscura isolate 14011-0131.10 chromosome O, UCBerk_Dsub_1.0, whole genome shotgun sequence encodes these proteins:
- the LOC117898040 gene encoding sodium-independent sulfate anion transporter isoform X2, whose protein sequence is MSIVKKLSFDANCEEKEKYTLQNGDDYYDQANGHTVDVEGKYTKAKQAHWLLRRIYILSWIRSYDRERAFADLIAGITLGLTIIPQSIAYAALAGLSSEYGLYSAFIGSIIYVFFGTIPQVSIGPTSLMAILTLQFCADKPVQVVIVLAFLAGLVELAMGVFQLGFIVSFIPGPVTKAFTSGTAVIVVFAQIKNLLGVRVKGFPSIGEFFGSIRPSDAAMGIFCLVVLLSLRLLSQVKFKQDSPMTRRLKKVLWYISISRNALVVFFTGLLVFIWVKKSSLEAVPFALSSKVSSAMPSIKLPPFAFEYQNRTYVFTDILHELGSGIVVVPIVAVLANVAIAKAFVKDGNLDASQEMLTLGLCNIAGSFFSAMPTCGAFTRSAVSQASGVRTPMAGIYTGLIVLSALSILTPYFQYIPKASLSAVLIAAVIFMIDLAPVKELWQTNKKDFFSWVGSFIICLVAGVELGLLFGIVLSMVFILLRLGNPKIEVSLKKEESLTYVHVVPQSDIYYTGVDTLRGELRGACSLYRNDFPVVLDCSRFMQFDATFTEMLTAVSKEMAENDVLLILQNMSLKVQQMLPVIGNVRFCQEDSQLISHLQQKKESGQQLDAKL, encoded by the exons ATGTCGATCGTAAAGAAGTTATCCTTTGATG CCAATTgcgaggagaaggagaaataTACGCTGCAGAATGGCGACGATTATTACGACCAGGCAAACGGACACACTGTCGACGTGGAGGGGAAGTACACGAAGGCCAAGCAGGCCCACTGGCTGCTGCGTCGCATCTACATTCTCAGCTGGATACGGAGCTACGATCGGGAGCGTGCCTTTGCCGATCTGATTGCGGGCATCACCCTGGGACTGACGATCATTCCGCAGAGCATTGCCTACGCCGCGCTGGCTGGCCTCTCCTCGGAGTACGGCCTGTACTCGGCATTTATTGGATCCATCATCTATGTGTTCTTTGGCACGATACCGCAGGTCTCCATTGGACCCACCAGCCTGATGGCCATTCTCACGCTTCAGTTCTGTGCGGATAAACCCGTGCAGGTGGTCATCGTGCTGGCATTTCTCGCGGGATTAGTGGAGCTGGCGATGGGTGTGTTCCAGCTGGGATTTATAGTGAGCTTTATACCGGGTCCGGTGACCAAGGCATTCACCTCCGGCACAGCTGTGATTGTGGTGTTTGCTCAGATCAAGAATCTGTTGGGTGTTCGCGTGAAAGGATTCCCCTCGATTGGGGAGTTCTTTGGCAGCATTCGACCCTCGGATGCGGCCATGGGCATTTTCTGTCTGGTtgtgctgctgtcgttgcgt CTCCTGTCCCAAGTGAAATTCAAGCAGGACTCACCGATGACGCGTCGCCTGAAGAAGGTTCTGTGGTACATTAGCATCTCGCGCAATGCTTTGGTTGTCTTCTTCACCGGCCTGCTAGTGTTCATCTGGGTGAAGAAGAGCTCCCTGGAAGCGGTGCCCTTTGCACTCTCCTCCAAGGTATCCTCGGCCATGCCCTCGATCAAGCTGCCGCCCTTCGCCTTTGAGTACCAGAATCGTACCTACGTCTTCACGGACATCCTGCACGAGCTGGGCAGCGGCATAGTTGTGGTGCCCATTGTGGCCGTGCTGGCCAATGTGGCAATTGCCAAGGCTTTCG TGAAGGATGGCAATCTGGATGCCTCACAGGAGATGCTCACCCTGGGCTTGTGCAACATTGCTGGCTCCTTTTTCAGCGCAATGCCCACGTGTGGAGCGTTCACCCGCTCGGCGGTGAGTCAGGCCTCAGGCGTACGCACACCCATGGCTGGCATCTACACGGGCCTGATTGTTCTTTCCGCTCTGAGCATTCTGACGCCGTACTTCCAGTACATACCCAAGGCATCGCTGTCAGCTGTGCTCATTGCAGCAGTGATCTTTATG ATCGATCTGGCGCCCGTGAAGGAGCTGTGGCAGACCAACAAAAAGGATTTCTTCAGCTGGGTGGGCAGCTTCATCATCTGCCTGGTGGCCGGCGTGGAGTTGGGCCTGCTCTTTGGCATTGTTCTGAGCATGGTGTTCATTCTGCTGCGTTTGGGTAATCCCAAAATTGAAGTGTCCCTGAAAAAG gAGGAGTCCCTAACTTATGTGCATGTTGTGCCCCAGTCGGACATTTATTACACAGGCGTGGACACGCTGCGCGGCGAGTTGCGTGGCGCCTGTTCGCTCTACCGCAACGACTTTCCCGTGGTGCTGGACTGCAGCCGCTTCATGCAGTTCGATGCCACCTTCACAGAGATGCTGACAGCTGTCAGCAAGGAGATGGCTGAGAATGATGTGCTGCTGATACTGCAGAACATGAGCCTGAAGGTGCAGCAAATGCTGCCCGTGATTGGCAATGTGCGCTTCTGCCAGGAGGACAGTCAGTTGATTAGTCATCTGCAGCAGAAGAAAGAGTCTGGGCAGCAGCTCGATGCGAAGCTCTGA
- the LOC117898040 gene encoding sodium-independent sulfate anion transporter isoform X1: protein MRWPRKHTFGLWPTVGKWSGRGASKGQPGGGATVATIYDPNCEEKEKYTLQNGDDYYDQANGHTVDVEGKYTKAKQAHWLLRRIYILSWIRSYDRERAFADLIAGITLGLTIIPQSIAYAALAGLSSEYGLYSAFIGSIIYVFFGTIPQVSIGPTSLMAILTLQFCADKPVQVVIVLAFLAGLVELAMGVFQLGFIVSFIPGPVTKAFTSGTAVIVVFAQIKNLLGVRVKGFPSIGEFFGSIRPSDAAMGIFCLVVLLSLRLLSQVKFKQDSPMTRRLKKVLWYISISRNALVVFFTGLLVFIWVKKSSLEAVPFALSSKVSSAMPSIKLPPFAFEYQNRTYVFTDILHELGSGIVVVPIVAVLANVAIAKAFVKDGNLDASQEMLTLGLCNIAGSFFSAMPTCGAFTRSAVSQASGVRTPMAGIYTGLIVLSALSILTPYFQYIPKASLSAVLIAAVIFMIDLAPVKELWQTNKKDFFSWVGSFIICLVAGVELGLLFGIVLSMVFILLRLGNPKIEVSLKKEESLTYVHVVPQSDIYYTGVDTLRGELRGACSLYRNDFPVVLDCSRFMQFDATFTEMLTAVSKEMAENDVLLILQNMSLKVQQMLPVIGNVRFCQEDSQLISHLQQKKESGQQLDAKL from the exons ATGCGTTGGCCGCGAAAGCACACGTTCGGCTTGTGGCCCACGGTGGGCAAATGGAGTGGCCGTGGAGCATCCAAGGGCCAGCCGGGAGGTGGTGCCACAGTGGCCACCATATACGATC CCAATTgcgaggagaaggagaaataTACGCTGCAGAATGGCGACGATTATTACGACCAGGCAAACGGACACACTGTCGACGTGGAGGGGAAGTACACGAAGGCCAAGCAGGCCCACTGGCTGCTGCGTCGCATCTACATTCTCAGCTGGATACGGAGCTACGATCGGGAGCGTGCCTTTGCCGATCTGATTGCGGGCATCACCCTGGGACTGACGATCATTCCGCAGAGCATTGCCTACGCCGCGCTGGCTGGCCTCTCCTCGGAGTACGGCCTGTACTCGGCATTTATTGGATCCATCATCTATGTGTTCTTTGGCACGATACCGCAGGTCTCCATTGGACCCACCAGCCTGATGGCCATTCTCACGCTTCAGTTCTGTGCGGATAAACCCGTGCAGGTGGTCATCGTGCTGGCATTTCTCGCGGGATTAGTGGAGCTGGCGATGGGTGTGTTCCAGCTGGGATTTATAGTGAGCTTTATACCGGGTCCGGTGACCAAGGCATTCACCTCCGGCACAGCTGTGATTGTGGTGTTTGCTCAGATCAAGAATCTGTTGGGTGTTCGCGTGAAAGGATTCCCCTCGATTGGGGAGTTCTTTGGCAGCATTCGACCCTCGGATGCGGCCATGGGCATTTTCTGTCTGGTtgtgctgctgtcgttgcgt CTCCTGTCCCAAGTGAAATTCAAGCAGGACTCACCGATGACGCGTCGCCTGAAGAAGGTTCTGTGGTACATTAGCATCTCGCGCAATGCTTTGGTTGTCTTCTTCACCGGCCTGCTAGTGTTCATCTGGGTGAAGAAGAGCTCCCTGGAAGCGGTGCCCTTTGCACTCTCCTCCAAGGTATCCTCGGCCATGCCCTCGATCAAGCTGCCGCCCTTCGCCTTTGAGTACCAGAATCGTACCTACGTCTTCACGGACATCCTGCACGAGCTGGGCAGCGGCATAGTTGTGGTGCCCATTGTGGCCGTGCTGGCCAATGTGGCAATTGCCAAGGCTTTCG TGAAGGATGGCAATCTGGATGCCTCACAGGAGATGCTCACCCTGGGCTTGTGCAACATTGCTGGCTCCTTTTTCAGCGCAATGCCCACGTGTGGAGCGTTCACCCGCTCGGCGGTGAGTCAGGCCTCAGGCGTACGCACACCCATGGCTGGCATCTACACGGGCCTGATTGTTCTTTCCGCTCTGAGCATTCTGACGCCGTACTTCCAGTACATACCCAAGGCATCGCTGTCAGCTGTGCTCATTGCAGCAGTGATCTTTATG ATCGATCTGGCGCCCGTGAAGGAGCTGTGGCAGACCAACAAAAAGGATTTCTTCAGCTGGGTGGGCAGCTTCATCATCTGCCTGGTGGCCGGCGTGGAGTTGGGCCTGCTCTTTGGCATTGTTCTGAGCATGGTGTTCATTCTGCTGCGTTTGGGTAATCCCAAAATTGAAGTGTCCCTGAAAAAG gAGGAGTCCCTAACTTATGTGCATGTTGTGCCCCAGTCGGACATTTATTACACAGGCGTGGACACGCTGCGCGGCGAGTTGCGTGGCGCCTGTTCGCTCTACCGCAACGACTTTCCCGTGGTGCTGGACTGCAGCCGCTTCATGCAGTTCGATGCCACCTTCACAGAGATGCTGACAGCTGTCAGCAAGGAGATGGCTGAGAATGATGTGCTGCTGATACTGCAGAACATGAGCCTGAAGGTGCAGCAAATGCTGCCCGTGATTGGCAATGTGCGCTTCTGCCAGGAGGACAGTCAGTTGATTAGTCATCTGCAGCAGAAGAAAGAGTCTGGGCAGCAGCTCGATGCGAAGCTCTGA